The Gammaproteobacteria bacterium DNA window ACGGCCACACCCAGCGGAGGCCCGTCATACGCGTCGGCCACCCACTGGTGGAAGGGGACGGCGCCGAGTTTGAACGCCACTCCCGTCAGCACCAGGGCCGCGGCGACATACGCCCCCACGCTTTCGGGCGCCAGGGTCGCCGTTTCGCTCAGGAGCAGCGATCCCGACAGGCCGTAAAGCAGGGACATGCCGTACAGCATCGCTCCCGAGCCGATCGCTCCGAGCACGAAATATTTCATTGCCGCCTCGGCCGCGCGGGCGGAGTCGCGCTGCAGGGCCACCAGGGTGTACAAGGCCAGCGCAAGCAGTTCCAGGCCGAGATACAGGGTCAGCAGACTGCCGGCGGATGCGGTCACGAAAACGCCCAGCAGCGCAAACAGGCCCAGGAGGTAATACTCGCCGCGCAGCGCACCGGCCTGGCGCAGGTCGCGCGGCGCATAGACGAAGGCCACGACGCTCATCAGCACACCGGCAATCTTCAACAGGCGGGCCAGCCTGTCCATCACGAATGCGTCGTAGAACATGGCCCCGTCCGCCGCCGCGAAGCAGGTCCACCCCACAAGGACCAGTCCGGCCAGACAGACCGACTGAATGACGACCGGCCGCTTCCTGCCCACGGCCAGGTCCACAAGCAGCAGGACCGGAATCAGCAGCGCAAGCGCCAGTTCCGGGTATAAGGGCGCCCAGGAGGTCAGGTCCATCATCATCCCGCCACCTTCCCGGCCAGGACGTGCCGGGCCAGCCCGTCCAGCGAGGGCTCCATCATTTCAACCAGGGGATCCGGATACAGGCCAAGGACAATCACCGCAAGGCCGATGCCGCCCAGCGCAATCAGTTCGCGGGTATCCAGGTCCTCAAGGCCCGCCACCCGGTCGTTCGCCACCTCGCCGAACACCACCCGCTTGAGCATGTACAGGCTGTATGCCGCGCCCAGCACAAGGATCGTGCCCGCGCCCAGGGCGACCAGCGGTTCGGCGCGGAACGACGCCAGGATGACGAGGAATTCACCGACAAAGCCGGAAGTACCGGGCAGTCCCGCGTTGGCCAGCGCGAACAGCACCAGCAGGACGGCAAAAATCGGCATCGTGTTGGCCACGCCGCCGAAATCGTCGATCCGGCGCGTGTGTACGCGGTCGTAGAGCACCCCGACGCACATGAAAAGGGCGGCCGAAATGAAGCCGTGCGAAATCATCTGCACCATGCCCCCGCCCATGCCCAGCGCCAGGAGCTGGTCCTTGCCCGCGCCCGCGTAAACCAGGGGAATGAACAGGCCCAGGGTCACGAATCCCATGTGCGCCACCGACGAATAGGCGATCAGCTTCTTGAGATCGCGCTGAGCCAGAGCCACTACGGCGATATATACGATCGCGACCAGCGACAGGCCCACGATCAGCGGCGCGAACTGGTATGCGGCATCCGGCGTGACCGGCAGGCTGAACCGAAGCATGCCGAAGCCGCCCATCTTCAGCAGGATCGCCGCCAGAATGACCGAGCCGCCGGTCGGCGCTTCCACGTGCGCATCGGGCAGCCAGGTATGCACAGGCCACATCGGCACCTTGACCGCAAACGCGGCCAGGAAACCGAAGAACAGCAACTGCTGCTGGGCCAGCGTGAGCGGCGCGGCGTGCAGGTCGGGTATGGCGTAACTGCCCGCCTTCAGGTACAGATAGACCAGCGCGACCAGCATGAACACCGAGCCCAGGAAGGTGAAGAGGAAGAACTTGACCGTTGCGTAAATCCGCCGCTCGCCGCCCCAGATGCCGATGATCAGGAACATGGGGGCGAGCATGAATTCCCAGAACACGTAGAACAGCAGGCTGTCCAGCGCGCAGAAAACGCCCAGCATCAGCCCCTGCTGAATCAGCAAAGCCCCGTAGTACAGCCCCGAGCGCCGGTCTATCGCGCGCCAGCCCGCCACGACCGCCGCCGGCGTGAGCAGGAGCGTCAGCAGAATCAGCGCCAGCGCGATGCCGTCGATGCCGAGGTAGTACTGCACGTCGAAACGCTTGATCCAGTCGTGCCGCTCGACGAACTGGTAGCCGCCGCCCGGCTCGAAGGCGCGCCACAGGATCCAGCCGGGTATCCATTCGAGCAACGCTACCCCCAGGCACGTCCAGCGCGCCACGGCGGCGCTGCGCGCAAGGCCCATGATCAGCAGGCCGGCAGCCACCGGCAGCCAGACGATCACGCTCAACAGGCCTGAGTCGGGCATCAGTCCAGCACCAGGATGACCCAGGCGATCAACAGGCAGATGGCCGTCACCATCACGAAGGCATAGTGATACAGGAGGCCGGTCTGCAGGCGCCGCATGACGCCCGAGCCCCAGCGAATCGTCCGCGCCAGCCCGTTGACCAGCAGGCCGTCGATAAAGCGCGCGTCGGCCTGGTCGGCGGCGCCCCTGGCCAGCCCCTGTGTACCGGGTATTACGGCCCGCTCAAGCAGCGGATCGAAGCCGTAACCCAGTTCCAGCAGACGCTTCGGCAGGCGCAGCATCGGCCCGGCCCGGCTCCGCCAGCGAGGCTTCCATTCGTAGAGGGCCCAGGCTGACAGTCCGCCCAGTACCGCCAGCAGAAACACCGGCGAGTACAGGCCGTGGACGAAGAAGTCGAGCGTGCTCGCGCCCAGGTCCGGGGCGCCGGAACCGCTTCCTGAAAGGTTGACCAGGGACCCGGCGAAATACCCGCCCAGGACCACCGGTTGAAACGTGAACCAGCCGATCAAAAGCGAGGGAACCGCCAGGAACACCAGCGGGCCCAGCATCCACCGGCCGCGCGGCTCCCGTTCCGTCATATGGGAAGCGGCTTCGGTCTCGCGGCCGTGAAATACCACCAGCAGGAACCGGGCGCTGTAAAACGCGGTGACCGCCACCCCGGCCAGCAGGCACCAGCCGGCGTATGCGCCGACCGGACCGGAGGACTGGGTCACGGCCGAGATCAGCGCGTCCTTGGAAAAGAAACCGGCGGTTCCCGGTATGCCGGCCAGCGCCAGGGTCCCGATCAGGGCGGTTGCGTAAGTGATCGGCATCCGCCGGCAGAGGCCGCCCATGCGCCGGATGTCCTGCTCGTGATGCAGGGCGACAATGACCGCGCCCGCGGCCAGGAACAGCAGCGCCTTGAAGAACGCGTGGGTGAACAGGTGGTAGATGGCCACCGAATAGGCCGAAACGCCGATACCGGCCATCATGTAGCCGAGTTGGGACAGCGTGGACCAGGCGACGATGCGCTTGATGTCCTGCTGCACGATCGCCACCAGGCCCGTCGCCAGGGCGGTGGTCGCGCCTACCGCCAGCACCAGGGAAAGCGCGAACGGGCTGTATTCG harbors:
- the nuoL gene encoding NADH-quinone oxidoreductase subunit L produces the protein MMYEAILFAPLCAAALVALGARVLPRQVVHGLPILAVGLSAVLSILALSEQLSGEPVRVKLLDWLSIGGFELSFGLLIDRLTALMACVVTWVSLAVHVYTVGYMRDDPGYARFFALIAFFTSAMLLLVMADNFMQLFVGWEAVGLASYLLIGFWFKRPSANFASLKAFLVNRIGDLGLLLGIALIGGAAGSLDYAVVFSGAPGLAQQQITIWPGVSLPALDLGCVLLFVGAMGKSAQMPLHIWLPDSMEGPTPISALIHAATMVTAGVFMVARMSPLFEYSPFALSLVLAVGATTALATGLVAIVQQDIKRIVAWSTLSQLGYMMAGIGVSAYSVAIYHLFTHAFFKALLFLAAGAVIVALHHEQDIRRMGGLCRRMPITYATALIGTLALAGIPGTAGFFSKDALISAVTQSSGPVGAYAGWCLLAGVAVTAFYSARFLLVVFHGRETEAASHMTEREPRGRWMLGPLVFLAVPSLLIGWFTFQPVVLGGYFAGSLVNLSGSGSGAPDLGASTLDFFVHGLYSPVFLLAVLGGLSAWALYEWKPRWRSRAGPMLRLPKRLLELGYGFDPLLERAVIPGTQGLARGAADQADARFIDGLLVNGLARTIRWGSGVMRRLQTGLLYHYAFVMVTAICLLIAWVILVLD
- a CDS encoding NADH-quinone oxidoreductase subunit M — encoded protein: MPDSGLLSVIVWLPVAAGLLIMGLARSAAVARWTCLGVALLEWIPGWILWRAFEPGGGYQFVERHDWIKRFDVQYYLGIDGIALALILLTLLLTPAAVVAGWRAIDRRSGLYYGALLIQQGLMLGVFCALDSLLFYVFWEFMLAPMFLIIGIWGGERRIYATVKFFLFTFLGSVFMLVALVYLYLKAGSYAIPDLHAAPLTLAQQQLLFFGFLAAFAVKVPMWPVHTWLPDAHVEAPTGGSVILAAILLKMGGFGMLRFSLPVTPDAAYQFAPLIVGLSLVAIVYIAVVALAQRDLKKLIAYSSVAHMGFVTLGLFIPLVYAGAGKDQLLALGMGGGMVQMISHGFISAALFMCVGVLYDRVHTRRIDDFGGVANTMPIFAVLLVLFALANAGLPGTSGFVGEFLVILASFRAEPLVALGAGTILVLGAAYSLYMLKRVVFGEVANDRVAGLEDLDTRELIALGGIGLAVIVLGLYPDPLVEMMEPSLDGLARHVLAGKVAG